ttcattcgtatcgaattctcttctaattcaactttaatatgtatgcaattcatttttcattcaagtttaattcatttttcattcaagtttaattcatttttcattcaagtttaattcataatgcaggtttcagtttgataaaCTACTGAAATACTTTTTCATTAACGTAGCTATGTATTggcattataaaaaaaagatatattttacatgaacaaaaaattatattaaaagtgtattttacatgaacaaaaatcATCTTAAAAAAGATAGCTATGTATTGCATTATAaactttaatatgtatgcaATTCATTTTTCactcaagtttaattcatttttcattcaagtttaattcataatgcaggtttcagtttgataacactactgaAACACTTTAACATTAACGTGTCATCAAACATGtcctaaaaaattaaaattaattctaATAATACTAAATGACAAGAATTTGAAAACATCACTATGACTAGctttgataaaagaaaaatgggacaagttcaaatcatcaacaaatGCACGAGGAGATGCAATTCTACtaaaatcatgaagaaatacaATTATTATgctgataaatatatatacacattgtGGCAAGTCTATGAAAGTGTTAAAATCAGTAATAAAAGATCTGCACTGGCTTTCATCAATCAACTGTAGATAGGTTACTCAAGAAGTTTGAAGCTCCAATTATAGCTCCATTTTTCTGATTGTTTTCATGTCCAGAAGTAATGCTGCAAATCTAGGATTTTGTGCTTTCCCTTGCTGAAAGTACTGGATAAACACAGGTCGATAATGTACATACTTATCCTTGGTGGCTAGAGTTACCTAGTACTGATACTGATAGAAGTTAACAACACTTGGTGAAATAGTCGAGGTGAGAGCAAACCGACTTGGAAACTATCCTTAAAAAAGATAGTAATAATGTACAACACTCATGTTCTTCAATCTTGGTAGAACACCTTTTATATTTACAGCTACCTGCTAGAAGTTCTGCTCTTTCTGGCACTATCATACATTTCACCATCAGATAATCTCCAAGAAGAAATCTTGAGGTTATAAGGAGAATGTTGACCTAACAATGTCTCGTGTAACTTTAGGTGTTGCTTTGGTGTGCTCATTGACCTTGTTTTTGCCTTTGCAGATTCTGTGGCAGTTATGTAAGTAGGAAATATAGGAGAACTTGGTAATGAGTTAACATCAACGTTCGATTTTTGTTTTACATTAGAAAATGATCTTCTTGGAAGTGAAGAAGGAGAATGTAGGTCCTCTATACAATCTTCTCTATGCATTTTTCTCACTTGAAGTTGTGTCATCCCATTCATATCAGCTAGAGGAACATTTGAGTCTCTAAAtgatctcaatttctcaaataacCCTGCTTTTGTTGGTGCCTCAAGTTCTGCCAACTGATCAAATTTGTAGCTTCTTCTGTTTTGCTTGCTAGTTAATACTTCTTGTAAAGTTCAATCATTTCTGTTCTCCTGAAAAGAAGTAATATACTATCAGGTCATTTCAAAATATCTTATAGGTAATTGTTCATAAAAAGTGAGCTTAGTAATCTAGAAAATAAGGCAGGTTAACCGCTACAACATGTTAAAATACATTGGTAAGCGTAATATTTGCACTATCTGTATCGACAAGTGAACTCCTACTTTTACTAACAAATGAGTGAGATAATGCAAGTGCAAGTGAATTTACCCTGAGTGAAAACGAGTATTTCATCAAATGCTCTCGTTTGTCAATGGCTTCTTCTCTTCTTGACCACAAGGCTTCACTGTCTTGTTCTGAAGCCAAGTTGAAATTCGAAGTCCTAAGGCTCTTGCATTTAAGCTGCCAAAAAACAAAACCATATTAcagttataaaaataataaacaagtttaatttttatttggagGTTCAAACCataaaagtcaaaataagaTGTGTTAGTAGGTGTCTTTTATAGTTGAACCAAtgtttgaaaaattaattagacAAAGGCTGAATGATTGCTTTTACCTTTAGTTCTTTAGATTTCATAATTTCCCTTGGACTATTGATGAGTTTCTTGTCATTATTGTCATGATAATGTTCTAAAGTAGGGAGTTTAATTTGATAAACTCTTGTGTTTGGTTTTTGATGAAGTGGCAACATGAACTTCAATTTGGCAATGAGTCTTCTTCTGACAATTTCACCTCTAATCACTGCTtgaagtttaattcatttttgtggcctacagatcactgaaggttggttttgttagctacatgtttcattcgtgtctaattctcttctaattcaagtttaattcatttttgtggcctGTAGAGAAGGCTGGTTTCATTAGCTACATGTTTCATTCGTCtctaattttcttttaattcaagcttaatgtgtgtgtaattcctttgttgttcaactttaattcatttttgtggcctaCAGATTACTGAAGGCTGATTTCATTAGATACATGTTTCAttcgtctctaattctcttctaattcaactttaatgcatgtgtaatacattttagttcaaggtttaatttatttttatttatttattttaaaaaataaacaaattgcaACACAAAAGATATAACAATTCATGGCAAAACTTCCAACAATCACTGATATAATAAACTTGAGCAAATAAATTTAGACTACaataaaagtatcaaatacacaaaatttttcttcaacatctagcacacaagttcaaaacaacaacaaactaagaaaatacacataaacaGATAGAAAATGCTATCAGTTAAATAATATGTTGGTAGAATGACATATCGGATATAAACTCTCCGGTAGAACCATTTTTTTGCACAATCGATTTCgactttttggattcttctcctGAGTAACTGTAGGTCTCACTTTCTTTGACTGAAATTGAAGAGGTAaatcctcaaaatcatcatcactgtcaataaatttcttagattccGATGCAACATCAACTCGTTTTCTTTTCGATTTAGATTTAGAACTCAATTCActgatttttttcttacttctacCGCCATTTTTCTTCACATGCAATGCTTGGAGATTTTGATTAACCTCACCACCAGCTTCTTCTGGAGATTGATTTGCAGAAATTCTCAAACTAAAAGTAGGACCGACATTCACTTCACCACTGCCGGTTGAATCAACAATTCGAATTCGTGGGCTTCTTCTAGGAGATTTCTGACCTTTCATTACAATTGTACACCTAAAATCTATGAGTTCCGTttgaaacaaacaaaaagatgaagaataagggaagaatgaagaagagatGAATGAATAAGAGATACAGACGCTGAAACTAAAGAAAAACCCTTATTGAAAGAGAGAGACACGCTGAAGAAAAACCCTTATTGAAAGAGAGAGATAAagcctttttcttttcaaataaaAAGGGGTATAATGTCTTTAATGAAAGTATTGTTACTGATtgttaaaaatgataataaaataaaagtatatttaaaaatggtaaatattttttaaaacacataattttacttaataaaaacttatccaataaaatttcaatatctACCCGAATGTATAAGTTTATTTCGCtgcattttcttcaattttaaaggttatataattttaaaattttcatgtcatcattaataattaaaagagattacaattacacaaatattataaaatatttaaaattttaatttctttgatTTGGGACATAATAAAAGGcggtgaaagaaaaaaaaatccttaTGAAAAGGCAAAAACGAACAGCGTCGACATCTTTTCTGTCTACTCGCAggtttatttgtttttatttagaAAAGGAGGAAATCGATAGAAGTTGGAAGTTTCTAGACGCAGCTTAATTGGCGGTAGGGCTGGAAGATACAAGCGCGAATCCCTAATCTAAGATTGTTCGATTTTCTTAGCTGaacaaaaatatgtaaaatttcTACTTCTCTAAACTTACCGTTTTAGTATTATTGATgtgttaaaaatcataattttcgTTTAATAGTTTTGGTGTTGTGAATTGTAATGATTAGGAGGCATTCGGTAAATCGTCCACCAACACCTGATACACGGGATGATCAAGAAAAGGAGCCTACCCTTAAAGAAATTATCAATATTAAGGTCAATTTTTAGTGCCTTTCAAGAATGTTGTTTTTGATTTGttgtgtgatttttttttttaatatttgatgAATTGCTTCTTTTTAGTTGATTGAGAGTGGGGAAAAAGAAAGATTGATGGAACTTTTGAGGGAAAGGCTTGTTGAGTCTGGGTGGAAGGATGAAATGAAAGCTCTTTGTAGGTGAGTCTAACTCTCTCTGTGACCTTGTTTCAAACACTTGGAAGGATGAATTGTTGTTAGCTACTTCTTCATATATGTGTTTTGATCTGTTTCTCATCAATTAAGTCCCAATGGGAAGTCAAATCACTTTTCTTGTTTTGATAGCAAGTGAAAAATAAATGCGTATTTGACAATCTTGTTCTGTTTATTTTTCTGGGAAGTGAAATGCTATTGTGTGTACATCCCTGCTTTGTATTGTACAGGTGCATGTGGTTCAATTCTCACCAGGCCTTTTCATTCCCCTTCCCTCATTCCAAACCTTCCCCACCCCTAAAATAAAGGGGAAAGATTCTTAATGGAGTACGACGAGAAAGGAAGGTAATTCAAGTCTTTCACACTACTTGAACAATGGAACCACTTACGAGTAGGGTGTTCCAAGTTCCAACTGCTGCTTAACTCTAATAATTGATTGCTTTCCTCCTTACACACACTGATATTAGTGTCTTTTCTTTCCCATGAAAagacaagaaaatattttgtctTAGACACACCAACCATCTGCACAGCCTCCCTCCTTCTTCCCAAAcaaaaaggaggaaaaaagaACCTTTTTTTCCTATAACTGTGGTGTCCGGTCTAGCTTGTGTATACCTTGATTTATTCTACGGGGTACCTCTCACCATCACAATTGTTCACCAAGGCTAGATAGATgtgaagaaatcacctagtattttcattctcaaaagagaaaaaaaaccacctagtgtttttgtctTTTTTGGAAATTGAACATGAGATTTCATGGTTCTCAACCCAGTCCACGCCCTTGAGTGCAAAAGAACCTTTTTCCCAAATTTTGACCCTAATTCTACTTAATCAGTGTTGACACCCTTCCCCAACTAGTTCT
The sequence above is a segment of the Solanum dulcamara chromosome 11, daSolDulc1.2, whole genome shotgun sequence genome. Coding sequences within it:
- the LOC129874357 gene encoding transcription and mRNA export factor ENY2 encodes the protein MRHSVNRPPTPDTRDDQEKEPTLKEIINIKLIESGEKERLMELLRERLVESGWKDEMKALCREYIKKKGRNNITIDDLVHVITPKGRASIPDPIKAELLQRIRTFLVSPTL